Proteins encoded within one genomic window of Fusarium musae strain F31 chromosome 4, whole genome shotgun sequence:
- a CDS encoding hypothetical protein (EggNog:ENOG41), giving the protein MPEANMKHLTGVFRATGHHKVTRNRKPVSCMACQKRKSKCDRGKPTCGACHKRGDPRLCVYGDANGFADKQEMQLKMAQLEEIVMRLAKASEASNALPSIAMAEHMNLPSPQVVEEGSDAAYHGETSWEAVFKSIHDIQSVLSTQDDPDHHGEPENLSTAPDIATGGISPIAMSEIIDSVPSRQEANALVKSYFQAKFLAVPFIHERHFWRRYELFWTCPHNANFLWLSIMFSVLSLGTMVCKIQQPHLALLQGPGFYIQRSAQCLVTGEYLKARPYSVEALTLYAHAVNAKRKDSEATTWSLYSLAVRLAQRRGYHLDAARVSPNIKPFEAEMRRRTWFTVQTSDLLFSFQLGMPPMVYPEVCDAGHPRNLSDDDFDEDSEVPESRPPTYPTPMLAWQTKSHLCRLLRRVLRHVLRVESPPYEETMALQAELEVYHNSVPECLRVRPIAATPFDIPAHTIMHRLIIEVSYLKTICVLHRPYLAAEKNQEMYKASRELCRTAALRIIEIHLEFEHEIREGGRMYEDRFLLSSLTLHDFLVASMILCLDLHESADITYILHLPSPSMTTNSSRRPQDRRQRTQILEDTCKTWETRASHSKDARHGAKVIRAILNRITTPSTTSKVKTIGMMNIADSHSESTSGSDIPDFTMADFNYPTNCEEFFPLNSFFGPNDGFEWVSSGSNLRTPFDSPVLTNNNKFSIGQS; this is encoded by the coding sequence ATGCCTGAAGCCAACATGAAACATCTCACCGGAGTTTTCCGAGCAACAGGCCACCACAAAGTCACGCGCAATCGAAAGCCTGTCTCGTGCATGGCGTGTCAGAAACGCAAGTCGAAATGTGACCGTGGGAAGCCAACTTGCGGTGCCTGCCACAAGCGTGGCGATCCAAGATTGTGCGTATATGGAGATGCAAATGGATTCGCAGACAAGCAAGAGATGCAACTCAAAATGGCTCAACTTGAGGAAATAGTGATGCGTCTGGCCAAGGCTTCAGAAGCTTCAAACGCCCTTCCCAGCATTGCAATGGCGGAGCATATGAACTTGCCCTCTCCGCAGGTAGTTGAAGAGGGGTCTGATGCTGCATACCACGGTGAAACGTCTTGGGAGGCCGTGTTCAAGAGCATACATGATATTCAGAGTGTTCTCAGTACACAAGATGACCCCGATCATCACGGCGAGCCTGAGAATTTATCCACCGCGCCAGACATTGCAACTGGGGGAATCTCTCCAATCGCTATGAGCGAGATCATTGACAGCGTCCCATCTCGTCAAGAGGCCAATGCTCTCGTGAAATCGTACTTCCAGGCCAAGTTCCTCGCTGTACCCTTCATTCACGAGCGTCATTTTTGGCGGCGTTATGAACTTTTCTGGACTTGCCCTCACAATGCCAACTTCTTATGGCTGAGTATAATGTTCTCTGTTCTCAGTCTCGGTACAATGGTGTGCAAAATCCAGCAGCCCCATCTCGCGCTGCTTCAAGGGCCAGGTTTCTACATACAGCGTTCTGCTCAATGTCTGGTTACGGGGGAGTACCTCAAAGCTAGACCATATTCTGTCGAGGCACTCACCCTATATGCTCATGCGGTCAACGCCAAGAGAAAGGACTCGGAGGCTACCACATGGTCCCTCTATTCACTCGCCGTTCGGCTTGCTCAGCGAAGAGGCTACCACCTCGACGCGGCGAGAGTGTCCCCGAATATTAAGCCatttgaggctgagatgagaagGCGGACGTGGTTTACTGTACAGACTTCAGATTTGCTTTTCTCCTTTCAGCTCGGTATGCCTCCAATGGTATACCCAGAAGTCTGCGACGCTGGACATCCTCGAAATTTATCagatgatgactttgacgAGGATTCTGAAGTACCCGAGTCTCGCCCCCCAACATATCCCACTCCCATGTTGGCATGGCAGACAAAATCTCATCTCTGCCGTTTACTACGCCGCGTTCTCCGGCATGTTCTTCGAGTCGAGTCCCCGCCTTATGAAGAAACCATGGCTCTCCAAGCTGAGTTGGAAGTATACCACAACAGTGTCCCCGAATGTTTGCGCGTTCGCCCCATCGCCGCCACTCCATTTGATATCCCGGCCCATACCATCATGCACAGGTTAATTATAGAAGTGTCATATCTCAAGACAATTTGTGTCCTCCACCGGCCTTACCTTGCGGCCGAGAAGAATCAGGAAATGTACAAAGCATCCCGTGAACTCTGTCGAACTGCCGCTCTTCGGATTATCGAGATTCATCTCGAGTTTGAGCATGAGATTCGAGAAGGAGGCCGCATGTATGAAGACCGCTTCTTGCTATCGAGCCTGACTCTGCATGATTTTCTTGTCGCGTCTATGATTTTATGTTTAGACCTTCACGAGTCCGCCGACATAACGTACATCCTCCACCTACCATCTCCGAGCATGACTACTAATTCAAGCCGTAGACCACAAGACCGAAGACAACGCACGCAGATACTGGAAGACACCTGCAAGACCTGGGAAACTCGAGCGAGCCACTCCAAAGACGCACGACACGGCGCAAAGGTCATCAGAGCGATTTTAAATCGCATCACGACACCAAGTACGACATCTAAAGTGAAGACTATAGGTATGATGAACATCGCAGACTCCCACAGCGAGTCGACTTCAGGCAGTGATATCCCAGACTTTACAATGGCAGATTTCAATTACCCCACCAATTGTGAAGAATTCTTCCCATTGAACAGTTTCTTCGGCCCTAATGATGGCTTCGAATGGGTTAGTTCCGGTTCAAACCTACGTACGCCCTTTGACTCCCCAGTGCTCACTAACAACAACAAGTTTTCCATCGGTCAATCCTGA
- a CDS encoding hypothetical protein (EggNog:ENOG41), whose product MSTFTALNGGSPRTTDPPTVTIEKPAMEERALSTSTSQPPPTPEVSSNQIPSQSSDRPPFQSPGYPDVEGSHKRKRSDSVEIRREHAVHAQTPESAHPHHESREPYGTPSRDYRPYGDEHRDKESWYSHQARDERSYDSQQNSATTPHGQTEEQIGDALRRATGQMDHNDYSNASPEGDDHSMIYGSQYGSEQRRDGVLQHDPKKRKRNFSNRTKTGCLTCRKRKKKCDEQKPECYPPQRGPGWQKPDNKAPAVPLESKDPTYIPPGAYGMPQQSPYGNQPVKRESLPPYRGQALRIDPPQGRPLVTDDDRPTASTLPSASVASPENKLSALPYTPANVFPTPVSANPQPPPPFGERMTKEYQRVPPLHDLSRTEPESAHLGNQLPQINILHPTRTNSPAPPPPAPTSNAQVAAQLALSHSQFPQRRTQKEEMLSGRHYYPFDKELCLERERCSAACWRFNNLTPPTNGVSPEERARLFLEILQPRDPVRVSPTEASPVTNVGRVGRHVAVETPFICDYGYNITIGHHVVIGRNCTINDVCEVKIGDNCVIGPNVSIFTAGLPIDPKKRQGGQGPQMGKPITIEQDCWIGGGAIILPGRTIGKGSTVGAGSIVTKDVPPFTIVAGNPARVLRGIAS is encoded by the exons ATGTCAACTTTCACCGCCCTTAATGGGGGCTCACCCAGAACTACCGATCCGCCTACTGTGACGATAGAGAAGCCAGCCATGGAGGAGCGCGCACTTAGCACATCGACATCTCAGCCTCCACCTACACCAGAAGTTTCATCAAATCAAATTCCCAGCCAAAGTTCGGATCGACCACCGTTTCAATCACCCGGTTATCCTGACGTAGAAGGATCTCACAAGCGAAAACGATCAGACTCTGTTGAAATTCGTCGTGAGCATGCAGTGCATGCTCAGACACCGGAATCCGCTCACCCTCATCACGAATCGCGAGAGCCTTATGGAACCCCCTCAAGAGATTATCGTCCTTATGGTGACGAGCACCGAGACAAAGAGTCTTGGTATTCTCATCAGGCACGCGATGAGCGAAGTTACGACTCACAGCAAAATTCGGCTACCACTCCTCATGGCCAAACAGAGGAGCAGATTGGCGATGCGCTTCGCAGGGCTACCGGTCAGATGGACCATAATGATTACTCAAATGCCAGTCCAGAAGGTGATGACCATTCCATGATATATGGTAGCCAATACGGATCCGAGCAGAGGCGTGACGGGGTCTTGCAGCATGATCccaaaaagagaaagaggaactTCAGTAATAGAACCAAGACAGGTTGCCTGACCTGCCggaagcgcaagaagaaaTGCGATGAGCAGAAGCCCGAGT GTTATCCACCTCAACGCGGGCCAGGATGGCAGAAGCCGGACAACAAGGCTCCTGCAGTTCCCCTTGAATCTAAGGATCCAACGTACATTCCCCCGGGAGCTTATGGGATGCCGCAGCAAAGCCCTTACGGCAATCAACCTGTGAAGCGCGAATCCCTGCCACCTTATCGTGGCCAGGCTCTTCGCATAGACCCCCCACAAGGCCGCCCTTTGGTGACCGACGACGACCGGCCAACGGCATCAACATTGCCCAGCGCGTCTGTGGCCAGTCCTGAAAACAAACTCTCTGCTCTTCCTTATACTCCTGCAAACGTTTTCCCAACTCCAGTCAGCGCAAATCCTCAACCACCGCCACCTTTTGGAGAAAGGATGACAAAGGAATACCAGCGTGTGCCTCCGCTGCATGATCTCAGCAGGACGGAACCCGAGTCTGCCCATTTAGGGAACCAGCTTCCACAGATCAATATACTTCACCCGACAAGAACCAACAGTCCTGCTCCTCCCCCGCCGGCACCGACTTCAAATGCCCAAGTTGCTGCTCAGCTGGCTTTATCGCACTCGCAGTTCCCTCAGAGGCGAACTCAAAAGGAGGAGATGTTGTCTGGGCGACATTACTATCCTTTCGACAAGGAGCTTTGCTTGGAGCGTGAACGTTGCTCTGCGGCTTGCTGGAGGTTCAACAACCTCACTCCTCCTACTAACGGTGTATCTCCCGAAGAGCGCGCTCGCCTGTTCCTCGAAATTCTGCAGCCTCGTGATCCCGTTCGAGTTTCTCCCACAGAAGCTTCCCCAGTCACCAATGTTGGCCGTGTAGGCAGGcatgttgctgttgagacACCCTTCATTTGCGATTACGGGTACAACATCACTATTGGCCACCACGTTGTCATTGGACGCAACTGCACGATCAATGATGTATGCGAGGTCAAGATTGGTGACAACTGTGTTATTGGACCAAATGTCAGCATTTTCACGGCAGGGCTCCCCATTGACCCCAAGAAACGCCAGGGCGGTCAAGGACCTCAGATGGGCAAACCTATCACCATCGAACAGGACTGCTGGATTGGCGGAGGTGCCATTATTCTTCCAGGGAGGACCATCGGCAAGGGCAGTACTGTTGGTGCCGGATCAATTGTCACCAAG GATGTTCCTCCTTTCACCATTGTAGCTGGAAACCCTGCGAGGGTCCTACGTGGCATCGCTTCTTAA
- the SWC4 gene encoding swr complex subunit (EggNog:ENOG41~BUSCO:EOG09262OLP), protein MTSSDVRDVLNLGDGVSGPRPSKKQKIAAPRPNLKGLAREVHNLGGDNPIAIVPEVTHFKKRRFASRKPAARWEMRSFKNSARTDSDFTLRHWRRKDEKQDGSDVLPEQTSQGEQPQLFRDGTEDSAFAKYNVQVSVPQYSEGQYQQSLQHNDWTKEETDYLLELARDFDLRWPLIWDRYEWNPPATNGEADADGDESKAIVPATRPRSLEDLKARYYEVASKMMAAQKPVQYMTQPEFSLHELMAHFNPQQEKLRKEFALNALTRSREEAREEESLLLEIKRILARSERFNEERRELYNRLDYPRADTDINAFKSSAGLQNLLQNLMTADKSKKRKSLMPGDGTSPSGTAPPQTAAAASTAATAAAAAQEAGRRESTAASTGPRDSTGPAATPTASNNKKGQQQQQQERRKLSTQEELLYGVTHHDRLGSGPTFRTERINKLFSHKSNQQQNRITNVLNELDVPNKLAMPTAATTHQYEQLLAAVNSLLDARKVSDKLDAEIKVEQAKKAERQKAMAPPESDSTVEKDKAGQETGAGINSEAGDATGATAGKADGDVTSAPGDANKDASETTVPAIEASDASSKETELLNENDKDGRPGSSGAAHKRSASVLSSVSDKSNKRQKK, encoded by the coding sequence ATGACCTCTTCCGACGTCCGTGATGTGCTAAATCTGGGTGATGGCGTATCGGGTCCGAGGCCgagcaagaagcaaaagattGCTGCACCAAGGCCAAACTTGAAGGGTTTGGCTCGTGAGGTACACAATCTGGGGGGCGATAACCCCATTGCTATTGTCCCTGAAGTCACACATTTCAAGAAGCGACGCTTTGCAAGTCGCAAACCTGCAGCGAGATGGGAGATGCGATCGTTCAAAAACTCGGCGCGTACGGATTCGGATTTCACTTTGCGGCACTGGAGGAGgaaggatgagaagcaaGATGGTAGCGACGTATTACCGGAACAAACGAGCCAAGGAGAACAGCCACAACTATTTAGAGATGGAACAGAGGACTCTGCGTTTGCAAAATACAACGTGCAGGTCTCAGTCCCGCAGTATAGCGAAGGCCAGTACCAGCAGTCATTACAACACAATGACTGGACCAAGGAGGAAACGGATTACCTGCTAGAGTTGGCGCGCGACTTTGACCTTCGATGGCCTCTAATCTGGGACCGCTACGAATGGAATCCTCCCGCGACGAACGGAGAGGCTGACGCCGATGGTGACGAGAGCAAGGCCATCGTTCCAGCAACAAGGCCACGTTCTCTGGAAGACCTCAAAGCAAGATACTACGAAGTCGCctccaagatgatggcagCGCAAAAGCCTGTGCAGTATATGACACAGCCCGAATTTTCTTTGCATGAACTCATGGCGCATTTTAATCCACAGCAAGAGAAGTTAAGAAAGGAGTTTGCGCTCAACGCATTGACCCGGTCGCGCGAAGAAGCTCGTGAAGAGGAATCGCTCTTGCTGGAGATTAAGCGTATTCTGGCACGTAGTGAGCGGTTCAATGAAGAGCGTCGCGAGTTATATAATCGTCTCGATTATCCTCGGGCGGACACTGATATCAACGCCTTCAAATCTTCTGCTGGCTTGCAGAACCTTCTTCAAAACCTAATGACTGCcgacaagtccaagaagcgcaagtcGTTGATGCCTGGCGATGGTACCAGCCCTTCTGGCACCGCACCACCGCAAACGGCGGCTGCTGCATCTACCGCAGcaaccgccgccgccgcagCGCAAGAAGCTGGGAGGCGGGAAAGCACAGCTGCATCCACAGGGCCTCGCGATTCAACTGGACCTGCGGCTACACCGACAGCCTCGAACAACAAAAAGggtcaacaacagcaacaacaggagCGCCGTAAGCTTTCGACACAGGAGGAGCTATTATACGGCGTGACACATCATGATCGATTAGGCTCTGGACCGACTTTCCGAACTGAGAGAATCAACAAACTGTTCTCGCACAAGTCTAATCAGCAACAGAACCGCATCACAAATGTTCTCAACGAACTGGACGTGCCTAACAAACTTGCCATGCCGACCGCGGCTACGACACATCAGTACGAACAGCTCCTTGCGGCTGTCAATAGTCTGCTTGATGCCCGCAAGGTATCGGACAAGCTTGATGCCGAGATCAAAGTTGAACAGGCCAAAAAAGCAGAACGGCAAAAGGCTATGGCTCCCCCTGAATCTGATTCCACCGTCGAAAAGGACAAAGCAGGCCAGGAAACAGGGGCCGGCATCAACTCAGAGGCAGGAGATGCTACTGGAGCGACGGCCGGGAAAGCAGATGGCGACGTCACATCTGCACCCGGAGATGCAAACAAGGATGCCTCAGAAACGACAGTCCCTGCTATTGAGGCCTCGGACGCCTCGAGCAAAGAAACAGAACTGCTCAATGAAAACGACAAGGACGGGCGTCCTGGTAGCAGCGGTGCCGCGCACAAGAGAAGTGCCAGCGTTCTGAGTAGTGTCAGCGATAAGAGCAATAAAAGACAGAAGAAGTAG
- the CKI2 gene encoding Casein kinase I 2 (EggNog:ENOG41), with product MASSSSNVVGVHYRVGKKIGEGSFGVIFEGTNLLNNQQVAIKFEPRKSDAPQLRDEYRTYKILVGCREKTRSQTEQFACANTDSAGIPNVYYFGQEGLHNILVIDLLGPSLEDLFDHCGRRFSIKTVVMVAKQMLSRVQTIHEKNLIYRDIKPDNFLIGRPGTKASSVIHVVDFGMAKQYRDPKTKQHIPYRERKSLSGTARYMSINTHLGREQSRRDDLEALGHVFLYFLRGGLPWQGLKAATNKQKYEKIGEKKQTTAIKDLCEGFPEEFSKYLTYVRNLGFEDTPDYDYLRELFTQALKNTGEVEDGEYDWMKISKDSGKGWDSKNHSGAYLHNPNVRPGPSQMELHSGHRPGNTTSHQQAQNLTVGRLNAAQPPPPSPIKQMGKQRDRPSAPGALSAQRGSGVGGLRDMATPTGSTQAQFQNSAQNLPQQPRTSQQGQATQAAQASGQQANPQPSGFQKLMKTLCCG from the exons ATggcttcgtcatcatccaacGTGGTCGGTGTTCACTACCGAGTTGGCAAGAAGATTGGAGAGGGATCTTTTGGTGTAATTTTCGAAGGCACCAATTTACTCAACAATCAGCAAGTCGCTATCAAGTTT GAACCTCGCAAGAGTGATGCCCCCCAACTGCGAGATGAGTACCGGACGTACAAGATCCTTGTGGGCTGCCGTGAGAAGACCCGTTCCCAAACAGAGCAGTTCGCATGTGCTAATACAGATTCAGCTGGTATTCCGAATGTTTACTACTTCGGCCAGGAGGGTCTCCACAACATTCTCGTGATCGACTTGCTAGGTCCTTCCCTTGAGGATCTTTTTGATCACTGTGGCCGAAGGTTCTCTATTAAGACGGTTGTCATGGTTGCCAAGCAAATGCTTTCGAGGGTTCAGACCATTCACGAGAAGAATCTCATTTACCGCGATATCAAGCCCGACAACTTCCTCATTGGCCGCCCTGGCACCAAAGCTTCCAGCGTGATCCACGTGGTTGACTTCGGCATGGCCAAGCAGTACCGTGACCCGAAGACGAAGCAACATATCCCATACCGCGAGCGAAAGTCCCTTTCTGGAACTGCACGATACATGAGTATCAACACCCATCTTGGCCGTGAGCAGTCCCGCCGAGACGATCTCGAAGCTCTTGGTCATGTCTTCCTGTACTTTCTTCGAGGTGGTCTTCCTTGGCAGGGATTGAAGGCGGCCACCAACAAGCAGAAATATGAGAAGAttggcgagaagaagcagacaaCTGCTATCAAGGATCTCTGTGAGGGTTTCCCTGAGGAATTCTCCAAGTATCTGACGTATGTCCGAAATCTGGGTTTCGAAGACACTCCTGACTACGATTACCTCCGGGAGCTCTTCACACAGGCTCTCAAGAACActggtgaggttgaggatggcgagTATGACTGGATGAAGATTTCGAAGGATTCGGGAAAGGGATGGGATTCGAAGAACCACAGCGGCGCGTACCTCCACAACCCCAACGTGCGGCCTGGCCCCTCTCAGATGGAGCTGCACAGCGGCCACCGTCCCGGGAATACCACCTCTCACCAACAAGCACAAAACCTTACTGTCGGCCGTTTAAACGCCGCGCAACCCCCTCCTCCGTCTCCGATCAAGCAGATGGGCAAGCAGAGAGATCGGCCAAGCGCCCCCGGCGCCTTGTCAGCGCAGAGGGGGAGCGGGGTTGGGGGTCTTCGGGACATGGCCACACCCACTGGCTCGACCCAGGCTCAGTTCCAGAACAGTGCCCAGAACCTGCCTCAGCAGCCGAGGACGTCCCAGCAAGGCCAGGCGACTCAGGCCGCCCAGGCTAGCGGCCAACAGGCCAATCCCCAGCCCAGTGGCTTCCagaagttgatgaagacCCTATGCTGTGGTTAA
- a CDS encoding hypothetical protein (EggNog:ENOG41) — MSSSQLLNRFPWAKSPLISNAPMLGIATPLMAAEVTKAGGLGFLPSLAYIEPNSEHINRLIGHFDEVRELLGVDQPFDGPLRVGASFITSHSSLSYFEETALPLIAKYRPAAIWLFAPDGDLRPHSKIIPSLKALSHPPIVFVQVGNVAAAREAVQDGADVLVTQGVDAGGHQFRQGSGIVSLVPEVRDMLDREFPDRPISIVAAGGIADGRGVAGALALGAEGVVMGTKFTIAPESNYPEIRKRKVLEAVDGGVSTFKSTFHDRIVNSPLWGPLYDGRAIVGPIHERFLAGASLEECQRRLKEDYSEEEARYLVNTWAGTGVGLINKVQPTGEIVREVREQARCELQRATGLV, encoded by the exons ATGAGCTCTTCACAGCTTCTCAACCGTTTCCCTTGGGCGAAGAGTCCCCTCATCAGCAATGCGCCCATGCTCGGCATTGCTACGCCTCTCATGGCGGCGGAGGTCACAAAAGCTGGCGGCCTTG GATTCCTCCCCTCGTTGGCATACATTGAACCAAACTCGGAGCACATCAATAGACTTATTGGCCACTTTGATGAAGTCCGGGAACTTCTGGGAGTCGACCAGCCTTTTGATGGGCCACTCCGTGTCGGGGCTAGCTTCATAACAAGTCATAGCTCCTTGAGCTACTTTGAGGAGACGGCTCTGCCTCTTATAGCCAAGTATCGTCCTGCTGCAATATGGTTGTTTGCCCCAGATGGAGACCTTAGGCCTCATAGCAAGATAATCCCTAGCCTAAAGGCTCTGAGTCATCCTCCGATTGTGTTTGTCCAGGTTGGAAATGTTGCTGCAGCGCGAGAGGCAGTCCAAGACGGTGCCGATGTACTCGTGACTCAGGGTGTAGATGCTGGAGGCCACCAGTTTCGTCAAGGATCCGGCATTGTGAGCCTGGTTCCTGAAGTCAGAGATATGCTGGATAGAGAGTTTCCTGACAGACCAATAAGCATCGTGGCTGCAGGAGGTATTGCTGATGGGCGGGGTGTTGCTGGAGCATTGGCTCTGG GTGCCGAGGGTGTTGTTATGGGGACAAAA TTCACTATTGCGCCCGAATCAAACTATCCCGAGATACGAAAGAGGAAAGTCCTTGAGGCTGTGGATGGTGGCGTGTCAACTTTCAA GTCCACGTTCCATGACAGGATAGTCAACAGTCCTCTTTGGGGGCCCCTCTACGACGGACGTGCCATCGTTGGCCCTATCCATGAGAGGTTCCTCGCGGGAGCAAGCTTGGAAGAATGTCAACGGAGGCTCAAAGAGGACTActcagaggaggaggctcgCTATCTCGTTAATACCTGGGC GGGAACTGGCGTCGGGCTTATCAATAAGGTCCAGCCTACGGGTGAGATTGTTCGTGAAGTACGTGAACAGGCTCGGTGTGAGCTTCAAAGAGCGACCGGTCTCGTTTAG